The Trichocoleus desertorum ATA4-8-CV12 genome includes a region encoding these proteins:
- a CDS encoding 7-carboxy-7-deazaguanine synthase QueE, with product MTADTATARLVEVFSAIQGEGLNVGTRQLFIRFGFCDLRCRFCDSAHTWTAPATCQIERSPGLRDFETHPNPVTLPTLLAWVQRQNQPGLHDSISLTGGEPLLHAAFLAEFLPQVRQQTGLPIYLESGGHRPEQLAMILPYLDAVGMDVKLPSVSGETLWTAHAEFLQRCHDASVEVFVKVIASQATKLEDLEQTAQLVAAVDPAIPVFLQPVTPLDVPHSLGHAFSPPDPDQVLTWQALMKRSLKQVRVIPQTHKMLGQL from the coding sequence ATGACTGCTGACACCGCCACAGCTCGCTTGGTTGAAGTCTTTTCAGCAATTCAAGGAGAAGGACTGAATGTAGGCACACGCCAACTTTTTATTCGGTTTGGCTTCTGCGATTTACGTTGCCGCTTTTGTGATAGTGCTCATACCTGGACGGCCCCTGCTACTTGCCAAATTGAGCGATCGCCCGGTTTACGAGATTTTGAAACGCATCCGAATCCAGTAACTTTACCCACTTTGTTGGCGTGGGTGCAGCGGCAAAATCAGCCAGGGTTACACGACAGCATTAGCCTGACTGGGGGCGAACCTCTGCTGCACGCGGCATTTCTAGCTGAGTTTCTGCCTCAAGTGCGCCAGCAAACGGGACTACCGATTTACCTCGAAAGTGGCGGGCATCGGCCTGAACAGTTGGCAATGATTCTGCCGTATTTAGATGCTGTGGGCATGGATGTGAAGTTGCCAAGCGTTAGCGGTGAAACCCTTTGGACAGCACACGCTGAGTTTTTGCAGCGCTGTCATGATGCCTCGGTGGAAGTATTTGTGAAGGTGATCGCTTCCCAAGCTACCAAACTAGAAGATTTGGAGCAGACAGCTCAGTTGGTTGCCGCAGTCGATCCAGCAATTCCAGTCTTTCTCCAACCTGTAACTCCCCTGGATGTGCCCCATTCACTGGGTCATGCTTTTTCGCCACCCGATCCCGATCAAGTTTTGACCTGGCAAGCTCTGATGAAGCGCTCCTTGAAACAGGTGCGAGTCATTCCTCAAACTCACAAAATGCTAGGCCAACTGTAA
- a CDS encoding glycosyltransferase family 4 protein, with amino-acid sequence MRILIYSYNYHPEPIGIAPLMTELAEGLVQRGHEVRVVTGMPNYPQRRIYDEYQGKWYVTEEKNGVTIQRSFVWVKPKPGLLDRILLDGSFVLTSFLQAMRGWRPDVILLTVPPLPVSVPAALLGWIRRCPVVLNLQDILPDAAVHVGLLKSKTMIRVFSALEKFAYRTATKISVITEGFVDNLTAKGVAPEKMVCIPNWVDVNFIRPLPKENNAFRVAHQLENKFVVLYSGNIALTQGLETVVEAATRLRHIPEIAVVIVGEEKALQGLRNYCRARGADNVLLLPFAPREKLPEMLAAADIGLIVQKSNVISFNMPSKTQVLLASGRPIIASVPDTGTAARAVQQSGGGVVVEPENPDALAAAILELHANPAKAEMLGQKGRQYATERYAFEQALNQYEALFRTVVTKSSTNISVLPELMAEKS; translated from the coding sequence ATGCGAATTCTAATTTATTCCTACAACTACCATCCAGAGCCCATCGGCATTGCCCCCCTGATGACCGAATTGGCAGAAGGGTTGGTCCAACGAGGTCATGAAGTTCGCGTTGTCACTGGTATGCCCAACTATCCCCAACGTCGCATCTACGACGAATACCAGGGGAAGTGGTATGTCACCGAAGAAAAAAACGGAGTTACCATCCAACGCAGTTTTGTTTGGGTCAAGCCAAAACCTGGTTTACTCGATCGCATCCTCCTCGATGGCAGTTTTGTCCTAACCAGCTTCCTGCAAGCCATGCGTGGTTGGCGGCCTGATGTCATTTTATTGACTGTTCCACCCTTGCCAGTCAGTGTTCCAGCGGCTTTACTCGGCTGGATTCGCCGTTGTCCTGTCGTACTGAACTTGCAAGATATTTTGCCCGATGCGGCAGTGCATGTGGGGTTGCTGAAGAGTAAGACCATGATCCGAGTCTTCTCAGCTTTAGAAAAATTTGCTTATCGCACCGCGACCAAAATTAGCGTCATTACAGAAGGGTTTGTTGACAACCTCACCGCTAAAGGGGTAGCTCCAGAGAAGATGGTTTGCATTCCCAACTGGGTTGATGTCAACTTCATCCGTCCTCTGCCTAAAGAAAACAACGCCTTCCGAGTCGCCCATCAGCTCGAAAACAAGTTTGTGGTTCTCTATTCTGGCAACATCGCCCTGACTCAAGGGCTAGAAACAGTTGTAGAAGCGGCTACCCGCCTGCGCCACATTCCCGAAATCGCGGTGGTAATTGTTGGTGAGGAAAAAGCGCTACAAGGCTTGCGAAATTATTGTCGGGCCCGAGGAGCGGACAACGTACTCCTGTTGCCTTTTGCACCGCGAGAGAAATTACCAGAAATGCTAGCAGCCGCCGACATCGGCTTAATTGTGCAAAAGAGTAACGTGATCTCTTTCAATATGCCTTCCAAAACTCAGGTGCTATTGGCTAGTGGTCGCCCCATCATTGCCTCAGTCCCTGACACCGGAACGGCTGCTAGAGCGGTTCAACAAAGTGGTGGGGGCGTTGTTGTGGAACCAGAAAACCCGGATGCCTTGGCTGCTGCAATTTTAGAACTCCACGCTAATCCCGCTAAAGCAGAGATGCTAGGCCAAAAAGGCAGACAGTATGCAACTGAGCGCTATGCCTTTGAGCAAGCTCTCAACCAGTATGAAGCTTTGTTTAGAACGGTCGTAACCAAATCCTCTACTAATATTTCAGTCCTACCAGAGCTCATGGCTGAGAAGTCATAA
- the yqeK gene encoding bis(5'-nucleosyl)-tetraphosphatase (symmetrical) YqeK: MSGAVQREQVLSWLAINVPDSRLKHILRVEQTAIELAQHHGLDVEKAAEAGLMHDLAKYFKPQRLLEMAQAEGLEIDPVEAANPHLLHAPVGAIVARDEFGVEDEEVLQAIGDHTLGRPGMGLLSCVVFLADSLELGRGDNPELETLRQSSLQDLHQAVYLTCNYSLKYFLDTHRLIHPRTVLTRNWFLKRSHPINSVTTQGTEN, translated from the coding sequence TTGTCAGGCGCAGTCCAGCGTGAACAGGTTTTAAGTTGGTTGGCTATAAATGTGCCTGACTCGCGGCTTAAGCACATTTTGAGAGTGGAGCAGACTGCCATAGAACTAGCTCAGCATCACGGTCTAGATGTCGAGAAAGCGGCAGAGGCGGGGTTAATGCATGATCTGGCAAAGTACTTCAAGCCCCAACGCCTTCTAGAGATGGCTCAGGCCGAGGGTTTAGAGATAGACCCGGTAGAAGCAGCAAACCCACACTTACTACATGCGCCAGTTGGTGCCATCGTAGCTAGAGATGAGTTTGGGGTTGAGGACGAAGAAGTCTTGCAAGCTATTGGTGATCACACACTGGGTAGACCTGGAATGGGTTTGCTAAGTTGTGTCGTTTTTCTGGCAGATAGCTTGGAGCTGGGACGGGGAGATAATCCCGAATTAGAAACCTTGCGGCAAAGCAGTTTGCAGGATTTACATCAAGCGGTTTATTTAACCTGTAATTATTCTCTGAAGTATTTTCTGGATACCCATCGGCTAATTCATCCTCGAACTGTTCTCACGCGCAATTGGTTTTTAAAACGATCGCATCCGATAAATTCTGTTACTACACAAGGAACTGAGAACTGA
- the rsfS gene encoding ribosome silencing factor codes for MTDFQVRSYPTAASSPVASVAKEDTSKQLALLIAEAADDRKGGDIVILKVSEVSYLADYFVLVTGFSSVQVRAIARSIEDKVEEECQRFPLRTEGQGDGSWMVQDYGEVIAHVFMPEQREFYNLEAFWGHAEKIEFSTLPKD; via the coding sequence ATGACCGATTTCCAAGTGCGTTCTTACCCAACGGCGGCTTCCTCTCCAGTTGCCAGCGTTGCGAAGGAAGATACTAGTAAACAACTGGCCTTGCTAATTGCTGAAGCTGCGGATGACCGTAAGGGAGGAGATATTGTCATCCTCAAAGTCTCTGAAGTTTCTTATTTGGCAGATTACTTTGTCCTGGTCACGGGTTTCTCCAGCGTTCAGGTACGGGCGATCGCACGCTCAATTGAGGATAAGGTAGAGGAGGAGTGCCAACGATTCCCTCTGCGCACCGAAGGCCAAGGCGATGGCAGCTGGATGGTGCAAGACTATGGTGAGGTCATTGCTCACGTCTTTATGCCAGAGCAACGAGAATTTTATAATCTCGAAGCCTTTTGGGGCCATGCGGAAAAAATTGAATTTTCCACCTTGCCAAAGGATTAG
- a CDS encoding CGLD27 family protein, producing the protein MDISTPVCPVPSEQQPLNEYRDLKESWFFRWATLPLHTYLTTILWIWICSWLVVGPVATYSFSWVKHPVQFALSGTAGAGLIVVLALLRLYLGWSYIRDRLLNETVFYEESGWYDGQYWPKPPEVLTRDRLIVSYEIQPILRRLQRSFGCLVALFCCGGIVWQYL; encoded by the coding sequence ATGGATATTTCTACCCCTGTTTGTCCCGTTCCTTCTGAGCAGCAGCCGCTTAATGAATACCGAGACCTCAAGGAGTCTTGGTTTTTCCGTTGGGCAACTTTACCTTTGCACACCTACCTCACTACGATTCTTTGGATTTGGATTTGCAGTTGGTTAGTGGTAGGGCCAGTTGCAACTTATAGCTTTTCCTGGGTGAAACACCCGGTCCAGTTTGCGTTGAGTGGGACGGCTGGTGCGGGCCTCATTGTTGTTTTAGCCTTACTTCGCCTTTATTTAGGCTGGAGTTATATTCGCGATCGCCTCCTCAACGAAACCGTTTTTTACGAAGAGTCAGGCTGGTATGACGGTCAATATTGGCCCAAGCCGCCGGAGGTGCTGACACGCGATCGCTTAATTGTTAGCTACGAAATTCAACCGATTTTACGGCGGCTACAGCGCAGCTTTGGTTGCCTTGTCGCTCTTTTTTGCTGCGGTGGCATTGTTTGGCAATATCTTTAA
- a CDS encoding asparaginase, translating into MTRGKRTQAAELEVRLLREGLVESSHHVQAVACDDRGRVLSVAGNAETATFVRSALKPFQALSITTTGTLERYNLTDRDLAIICSSHRGTIEQVRQAFNILWRSDIDPSALQCPIPEGKRSPLEYNCSGKHAGMLAVCQQRNWPLSNYLQRNHPVQKLILGKVAELLRMPAEEFIGARDDCGAPTYFLQLGQMATLYAQLASGNNLDMERIVRAMTHHPNMVAGEGEFDTEVMRLTQGELVSKSGAEGVQCIGRVGEGLGLAIKVVDGAKRAKYAAAIHILKQLGWVTPAIAEALTESFITLSSFKRLDVLGELSLI; encoded by the coding sequence ATGACTAGGGGAAAACGAACTCAAGCTGCTGAGCTAGAAGTTAGATTACTGCGTGAAGGGTTGGTCGAGTCCAGCCATCACGTCCAAGCCGTCGCCTGTGATGACCGAGGGCGAGTGCTTTCAGTGGCAGGCAATGCTGAAACCGCTACTTTTGTGCGCTCTGCACTGAAGCCGTTTCAAGCACTATCTATAACCACAACAGGCACATTAGAGCGTTATAACCTGACCGATCGAGATTTAGCGATTATTTGCAGCTCGCATAGGGGCACGATTGAGCAAGTGCGGCAGGCTTTTAATATCCTGTGGCGCAGTGACATTGATCCATCAGCTCTACAATGCCCGATTCCTGAAGGCAAGCGCAGCCCATTGGAATATAACTGCTCTGGCAAACATGCCGGGATGCTAGCGGTTTGTCAGCAACGCAACTGGCCGTTGTCGAATTACTTGCAGCGCAATCACCCAGTCCAGAAATTGATTCTGGGCAAGGTGGCCGAGTTACTCCGGATGCCAGCTGAGGAATTTATTGGCGCTAGAGACGACTGTGGCGCTCCGACTTATTTCTTGCAATTGGGGCAGATGGCTACTCTTTATGCCCAGCTTGCTTCCGGCAACAACCTAGATATGGAGCGGATTGTCCGAGCCATGACCCATCACCCGAATATGGTGGCGGGAGAAGGCGAGTTTGATACCGAAGTGATGCGCCTCACTCAAGGCGAGTTGGTCAGCAAATCGGGTGCGGAAGGTGTGCAGTGTATTGGTCGAGTTGGGGAAGGCTTAGGGCTAGCCATTAAGGTGGTCGATGGAGCGAAGCGAGCCAAGTACGCAGCCGCAATTCACATTCTCAAGCAGCTCGGTTGGGTAACTCCAGCGATCGCAGAGGCTCTAACCGAAAGCTTTATTACCCTGAGTTCATTCAAGCGTTTAGACGTTTTGGGTGAATTATCCCTAATTTAG
- a CDS encoding DUF697 domain-containing protein — protein MTVLWRRPVLVGGVGLTFGLWFLESMAHSLAEVSGLVTLGAIAAGAGVWFFQKPSAQIVPISAPASPVSRLQVEQSLVEVEDRIHQLQAEVATLEKVRPETIARIPMLETQLQALTPELERQELRVAVVGGRAVGKTSLVQVLQAQGLAAVSQPISWQDLPALLAAETSTLDVDTIAEAKTADAVIFVVAGDLTESELQVVQQLSAANQRLLLVLNKQDQYLPTERSLVLRQLQTRTQDYLNSADVMAIAAVPNPLKVRQHQADGSVQEWMEQPQPDVNWLCERLQQLLTQESQQLVWATTWRSALALKTEVRTVLNQVRRDRALPLIEQYQWIAAATAFANPVPALDLLATTAINAQLVLDLSAIYQQKFSLQQAQTIAKTMASLLLKLGLVELSTQAIGTVLKSHAITYVAGGGVQGASAAYLTRLAGLSLSEYFEEQSASILPESENPLSLDRLTQVIKTVFHQTQQRSFVQALVKQVTERFASFAPNPSPQLQPPLQLTAAIEPALPLASIPLPNLQLASHELELVEENRSAVSLSSTSLESSSLLST, from the coding sequence ATGACTGTCCTGTGGCGGCGACCTGTTTTGGTTGGGGGAGTAGGGCTTACCTTTGGGTTGTGGTTTCTGGAAAGTATGGCGCACTCGCTGGCAGAGGTCAGCGGCTTAGTCACGCTAGGAGCGATCGCGGCAGGGGCAGGTGTTTGGTTTTTTCAGAAACCTAGTGCTCAAATTGTTCCCATTTCTGCTCCAGCATCTCCTGTGAGCCGCCTACAGGTTGAACAAAGCTTGGTGGAAGTTGAAGACAGAATCCATCAGTTACAGGCCGAGGTAGCCACCTTAGAAAAGGTACGTCCTGAAACCATTGCCCGCATTCCGATGCTAGAAACGCAACTCCAAGCTTTGACACCGGAGTTAGAGCGGCAAGAACTTCGAGTCGCCGTGGTAGGGGGGCGAGCGGTTGGCAAAACTTCCCTCGTTCAGGTTCTGCAAGCGCAAGGACTGGCTGCTGTGTCGCAACCTATTTCTTGGCAAGATCTACCCGCTCTACTCGCAGCAGAGACTTCCACCCTCGATGTAGATACGATCGCTGAGGCGAAAACCGCAGATGCAGTCATTTTTGTGGTGGCAGGCGATTTGACTGAGTCTGAGTTGCAGGTGGTGCAACAACTGTCTGCTGCTAATCAGCGCCTACTCCTGGTTTTGAATAAGCAAGATCAGTATTTACCCACTGAGCGATCGCTAGTGCTCAGGCAACTACAAACGCGCACTCAAGATTACTTAAACAGTGCCGATGTGATGGCGATCGCGGCAGTACCCAATCCCTTAAAAGTGCGCCAACATCAGGCAGATGGTTCGGTGCAGGAGTGGATGGAGCAACCCCAACCCGACGTTAATTGGCTCTGCGAGCGGTTACAACAGCTTCTAACTCAGGAAAGCCAGCAATTAGTTTGGGCCACGACTTGGCGGAGCGCATTAGCGCTGAAAACAGAAGTACGAACCGTGCTAAATCAAGTTCGTCGCGATCGCGCCTTGCCGCTAATTGAGCAATACCAATGGATTGCCGCAGCCACAGCGTTTGCCAACCCAGTACCAGCCTTAGATCTCTTAGCCACTACCGCAATTAACGCTCAGCTAGTCCTAGACCTGAGCGCCATTTATCAGCAAAAATTTTCCTTACAGCAAGCGCAAACTATTGCAAAGACAATGGCTAGTTTACTGCTGAAATTAGGTTTAGTAGAACTCTCGACCCAGGCGATCGGCACGGTGCTCAAGAGCCATGCCATCACCTATGTGGCAGGTGGCGGAGTCCAGGGTGCCAGTGCTGCTTACTTGACTCGCTTGGCTGGATTGAGCTTAAGCGAATATTTCGAGGAGCAAAGTGCCTCTATTCTCCCAGAGTCCGAGAATCCCCTAAGTCTCGATCGCCTGACTCAAGTGATCAAAACCGTATTCCACCAAACTCAGCAGAGAAGCTTTGTTCAAGCTCTGGTAAAGCAGGTGACAGAGCGCTTTGCGTCCTTTGCGCCTAACCCCTCGCCTCAGTTGCAACCTCCATTGCAATTAACCGCAGCGATCGAGCCAGCCCTACCCTTGGCATCTATACCGTTACCCAACCTCCAGCTAGCTAGCCACGAATTGGAGCTAGTAGAGGAGAATAGATCTGCGGTCAGTCTTTCCAGTACTAGCCTTGAGTCATCCTCCCTCCTCTCAACCTAA
- a CDS encoding GTP-binding protein: protein MSHPPSSQPNAPTNFQSASSSAPSARQESHFSRARASLREILSRHNQRLRQFKLPNNLELQAALQTELEGLSATLNKLDQGVIRIATFGLVSRGKSAVLNALLGQKVLQTGPLNGVTQWPRSVRWVPNTKSKVQVELIDTPGLDEVQGQARAKMARDVARQADLILFVVSGDITRTEYQALCELRETQKPLLLVFNKIDLYPDRDRQAIYKNLQQLGANSRDSRRLQQLLSTDEIVMVAAEPAPLQVRVEWPDGRVTYEWESPPPQIEPLQDKLLTLLNREGRSLLALNALRQAREAETKIAQTTIELCSPEAEALIWKFTRYKAMAIALNPIAFLDLAGGVVADLALIRELARLYGLPMTRYEAGKLWKTILLSSGSLLLSELGSGVLLGLGKSTVAIASGENPANFSAYAGVAVVQAAAAGYGAYAIGRAAQVYLEQGCTWGPQGPNTVIQDILSQIEPNTIVYRLRQEIGEFLG from the coding sequence TTGAGTCATCCTCCCTCCTCTCAACCTAACGCCCCCACCAACTTTCAATCTGCTTCCAGTTCTGCCCCTTCTGCCCGGCAAGAATCGCACTTCAGTCGAGCCAGAGCCAGTTTGCGAGAGATTCTGTCGCGCCACAACCAGCGACTGCGGCAATTTAAGCTGCCTAATAATTTAGAGCTACAAGCGGCTTTGCAAACAGAGCTGGAAGGTTTGTCAGCCACTTTGAACAAGCTGGACCAAGGAGTGATTCGGATTGCCACGTTTGGGTTGGTGAGTCGAGGGAAATCTGCCGTATTGAATGCTCTGTTAGGGCAAAAAGTTTTGCAAACGGGGCCGCTGAATGGCGTAACGCAGTGGCCGCGCTCGGTGCGTTGGGTGCCAAACACCAAAAGCAAGGTACAAGTCGAACTGATTGACACGCCTGGCCTCGATGAGGTGCAAGGGCAGGCTCGCGCCAAGATGGCCCGCGATGTGGCTCGCCAAGCTGATCTGATTTTATTCGTAGTCTCTGGGGATATTACTCGCACTGAATATCAAGCGCTGTGCGAATTGCGAGAAACCCAAAAACCGCTGCTTTTGGTGTTCAACAAAATTGATCTGTATCCCGATCGCGATCGCCAAGCGATTTATAAAAATCTACAGCAACTAGGAGCTAACAGCAGAGACAGCCGACGTCTACAGCAACTGCTCTCGACTGATGAGATTGTCATGGTGGCTGCTGAGCCTGCCCCGTTGCAAGTACGGGTAGAATGGCCCGATGGTCGTGTCACCTATGAGTGGGAATCGCCACCGCCCCAAATTGAGCCGTTGCAAGACAAACTGCTAACACTGCTGAATCGGGAAGGGCGATCGCTCTTGGCCTTAAATGCCTTGCGGCAAGCACGAGAAGCCGAAACCAAGATTGCCCAAACGACGATCGAGTTATGCAGCCCTGAAGCTGAGGCGTTGATTTGGAAGTTTACTCGTTATAAAGCAATGGCGATCGCCTTAAATCCGATCGCGTTTTTGGATTTAGCTGGGGGCGTGGTGGCGGATTTAGCGCTAATTCGAGAGTTGGCGCGTCTCTACGGCTTACCAATGACTCGCTACGAAGCTGGAAAGCTCTGGAAAACCATTTTGCTCAGTTCTGGCAGTTTGCTGCTGAGTGAGCTGGGCAGTGGTGTTTTGTTGGGTTTGGGCAAGAGTACTGTAGCGATCGCCTCAGGCGAGAATCCTGCTAACTTTTCTGCCTATGCTGGGGTTGCGGTGGTGCAAGCGGCGGCAGCTGGGTATGGAGCTTATGCGATCGGACGTGCGGCGCAGGTTTATTTGGAGCAAGGCTGTACTTGGGGGCCACAAGGGCCAAATACGGTGATTCAGGATATTTTGAGCCAAATTGAACCGAATACAATTGTTTATCGGCTGCGGCAGGAGATTGGAGAGTTTTTGGGTTAG